A genome region from Proteus vulgaris includes the following:
- a CDS encoding LysE family translocator, translated as MTISLIFSLTVFLFIAAITPGPNNLLLTSSGANVGFKGSLKLMAGIMLGMQCVLLSSAFGVAALLIIYPALHIGLKIVGSAYLLWLAWKTATSSYQRLDIPAKTRHAVSGVQGGLLQFLNPKAWMMGLGAVGSFSLSGDAYYSSVIAISIVMVIVNFVAGIVWILGGTLISLFLQNRRSWFMFNIAMGLLTALCVPLIWIE; from the coding sequence ATGACAATTAGCCTTATTTTTTCGTTAACTGTTTTCCTGTTTATTGCCGCAATAACACCAGGGCCAAACAACTTACTGCTTACTTCATCAGGGGCAAATGTAGGCTTTAAAGGCTCGTTAAAGTTAATGGCCGGTATTATGCTAGGCATGCAATGCGTTTTATTGAGCTCTGCATTTGGTGTTGCCGCATTATTGATAATTTATCCTGCACTGCATATCGGATTGAAGATAGTTGGGAGTGCGTATTTGCTTTGGCTTGCTTGGAAAACAGCAACATCATCTTATCAGCGTTTAGATATTCCAGCAAAAACACGCCATGCTGTAAGTGGGGTTCAGGGCGGATTATTGCAATTTCTAAATCCAAAGGCGTGGATGATGGGATTAGGCGCAGTAGGAAGCTTCAGTTTATCAGGTGATGCTTATTATAGCTCTGTGATTGCTATTAGTATTGTCATGGTCATTGTTAATTTCGTTGCTGGTATTGTTTGGATATTAGGTGGGACATTAATTAGCCTATTTTTACAAAACAGACGCTCTTGGTTTATGTTCAATATCGCAATGGGATTATTAACGGCACTCTGTGTCCCTTTGATTTGGATAGAGTAA
- a CDS encoding hydrolase has product MSQYFNPMRWAKNPHLQTLLPRIVRRTPQLTPYWQRLNLPDNDFVDLAWSEDPTTALNKPRLVIFHGLEGGFSSPYAHGMLAAAKERGWLSVVMHFRGCSGEPNRQNRIYHSGETGDARYFLNWLKKEFGEQPTAAVGYSLGGNMLAYYLAESGENAVVDAAVIVSAPLMLEPCSAKIEHGFSRFYQWYLLKELKNNATRKLIRYPDSLPISLLTIKSIKKLRQFDDLITSKIHGFKDALDYYRQCSALPLLNKIKKTTLIIHAKDDPFMSADVIPDVKTLPNNIEYQLTEFGGHVGFVGGKLSKPVMWLESRIPDWLATYLEKAK; this is encoded by the coding sequence ATGTCTCAATACTTTAATCCAATGCGTTGGGCTAAAAATCCACATTTACAAACGCTTTTACCAAGAATTGTACGTAGGACGCCACAACTGACTCCATATTGGCAACGTCTTAATCTTCCAGACAACGATTTTGTCGATTTAGCGTGGAGTGAAGATCCGACAACCGCACTCAATAAACCCCGTTTAGTCATCTTTCATGGCTTAGAGGGGGGATTTAGTAGCCCTTATGCTCACGGTATGTTAGCCGCAGCAAAAGAGAGAGGCTGGCTAAGCGTTGTGATGCACTTCAGAGGATGTAGTGGTGAACCCAATAGACAAAATCGTATTTATCACTCAGGTGAAACGGGAGATGCTCGCTACTTCTTAAATTGGTTGAAAAAGGAATTTGGTGAGCAACCAACCGCCGCTGTTGGCTATTCGCTTGGTGGAAATATGCTTGCCTATTATCTCGCAGAAAGTGGTGAAAATGCAGTTGTAGATGCAGCCGTTATTGTCTCCGCACCATTAATGCTAGAGCCATGCTCAGCAAAAATTGAACATGGTTTTTCTCGTTTTTATCAATGGTATCTGTTAAAAGAACTCAAAAATAACGCAACACGAAAACTTATACGCTATCCCGATTCCTTACCTATCAGCTTATTGACGATAAAATCCATCAAAAAACTACGCCAGTTTGACGATCTTATTACATCTAAAATTCACGGATTTAAAGATGCGTTAGATTATTATCGCCAATGCAGTGCATTACCTTTATTAAATAAAATAAAGAAAACTACACTTATCATTCATGCTAAAGATGATCCATTTATGTCTGCGGATGTTATTCCTGATGTTAAAACACTCCCAAACAACATTGAATATCAACTTACAGAGTTTGGCGGCCATGTAGGGTTTGTTGGTGGGAAACTCTCTAAACCCGTGATGTGGCTAGAAAGTCGTATCCCTGATTGGTTAGCAACTTATTTGGAGAAAGCAAAATGA
- a CDS encoding YheU family protein: MIIPWNELSTETLDNLIESFVLREGTDYGIQEKTLEQKVADVKKQLKSGEAVLVWSELHESVNIMPASQFRSG; this comes from the coding sequence ATGATAATACCTTGGAACGAGCTTTCAACAGAAACACTAGACAATCTTATTGAAAGTTTCGTTTTACGAGAAGGTACTGATTATGGTATCCAAGAGAAAACGCTTGAACAAAAAGTCGCCGACGTAAAAAAACAACTTAAATCTGGTGAGGCCGTGTTAGTTTGGTCTGAACTTCATGAGAGCGTCAATATTATGCCTGCATCGCAGTTTCGCTCTGGTTAG
- a CDS encoding phosphoribulokinase, giving the protein MSIKHPIIAVTGSSGAGTTTTSQAFRKIFQQLNANAALIDGDSFHRYTRPEMDMAIRKAREQGRHISYFGPEANDFNLLSKTLSQYSDTGQGQSRKYLHSYDEATPYNQLPGTFTPWEPLANNTDVLFYEGLHGGVVTNEHNVAQHVDLLVGVVPIVNLEWIQKLIRDTTERGHSQEAVRDSVVRSMDDYISYIIPQFSRTHINFQRVPTVDTSNPFSAKAIPTLDESFIVIRFRGLTDIDFPYLLAMLHGSFMSTINTIVVPGGKLGLAMELIMAPLVKKLLNGEKIS; this is encoded by the coding sequence ATGTCAATCAAGCATCCGATCATCGCAGTAACGGGCTCAAGTGGTGCCGGAACGACCACAACAAGCCAAGCTTTTCGTAAAATATTCCAACAACTCAATGCAAATGCTGCATTGATTGATGGAGATAGCTTCCATCGCTATACTCGCCCTGAAATGGATATGGCGATAAGAAAAGCGAGAGAACAAGGTAGACATATCAGCTATTTTGGCCCTGAAGCAAATGATTTTAACTTACTGAGTAAGACCTTAAGTCAATATAGTGATACAGGACAAGGTCAATCTCGCAAGTATTTACACTCTTATGATGAAGCAACACCCTACAACCAATTACCAGGAACATTTACACCTTGGGAGCCATTAGCCAATAATACGGATGTTCTTTTTTATGAAGGATTACACGGCGGCGTTGTTACCAACGAACATAATGTAGCTCAACATGTTGATCTATTAGTCGGTGTTGTTCCTATCGTAAACCTAGAGTGGATACAAAAGCTTATACGAGACACCACAGAAAGAGGACACTCACAAGAGGCGGTAAGAGATTCGGTTGTACGCTCAATGGATGATTATATTAGTTACATTATTCCTCAATTCTCACGCACACACATTAACTTCCAACGAGTTCCAACGGTCGACACTTCAAATCCTTTTTCAGCCAAAGCAATCCCGACTCTTGATGAAAGCTTTATCGTTATTCGTTTTCGAGGCTTAACCGATATAGATTTTCCCTATTTACTTGCAATGTTGCATGGCTCATTTATGTCAACAATAAACACTATTGTTGTACCGGGCGGGAAATTAGGATTAGCGATGGAATTAATTATGGCACCATTAGTCAAAAAATTATTAAATGGTGAAAAGATAAGTTAA
- a CDS encoding OsmC family protein produces the protein MEARVKWVEDLSFVGESSSGHQIMMDGNSGDKAPSPMEMVLMAAGGCSAIDVVSILRKGRHQVTDCEVKLTSERREEAPRLFTDINLHFIVSGKELTDKIVERAVQLSAEKYCSVSLMLGKAANITHSFEIKNAD, from the coding sequence ATGGAAGCACGAGTTAAGTGGGTTGAAGATTTATCTTTTGTCGGCGAATCTTCATCTGGCCATCAAATTATGATGGATGGAAATTCGGGTGATAAAGCTCCAAGTCCAATGGAAATGGTATTAATGGCTGCAGGTGGATGTAGTGCTATTGATGTTGTCAGTATTTTACGTAAGGGTCGTCATCAAGTGACTGATTGTGAAGTAAAATTAACATCAGAGCGACGTGAAGAAGCCCCTCGTTTATTTACTGATATCAATTTGCATTTTATTGTTTCAGGTAAAGAATTAACGGATAAAATTGTAGAACGAGCAGTTCAATTATCCGCAGAAAAATATTGTTCTGTTTCTTTAATGCTAGGAAAAGCAGCTAATATTACACATTCATTTGAAATAAAGAATGCTGACTAA
- the crp gene encoding cAMP-activated global transcriptional regulator CRP, producing MVLGKPQTDPTLEWFLSHCHIHKYPSKSTLIHQGEKAETLYYIVKGSVAVLIKDEEGKEMILSYLNQGDFIGELGLFEEDQERSAWVRAKTACEVAEISYKKFRQLIQVNPDILMRLSAQMANRLQTTSEKVGNLAFLDVTGRIAQTLLNLAKQPDAMTHPDGMQIKITRQEIGQIVGCSRETVGRILKMLEDQNLISAHGKTIVVYGTR from the coding sequence ATGGTTCTCGGCAAGCCGCAAACAGACCCGACTCTTGAATGGTTTTTGTCACACTGCCATATTCACAAATATCCATCCAAGAGCACGCTGATCCACCAAGGTGAGAAAGCGGAAACACTTTATTATATTGTTAAAGGTTCCGTGGCTGTTCTTATTAAAGATGAAGAAGGAAAAGAAATGATCCTCTCCTACCTAAATCAGGGGGATTTCATCGGTGAACTTGGATTATTTGAAGAAGATCAAGAACGTAGTGCATGGGTTAGAGCAAAAACAGCCTGTGAAGTAGCAGAAATTTCCTATAAAAAATTCCGCCAATTAATTCAGGTTAACCCTGATATTCTGATGCGCCTGTCTGCTCAAATGGCGAATAGATTACAAACGACATCAGAAAAAGTAGGCAACCTTGCTTTCCTTGATGTAACAGGTCGTATTGCACAAACTTTATTAAACTTAGCAAAACAGCCTGACGCAATGACACATCCTGATGGCATGCAAATTAAAATTACACGTCAGGAGATTGGTCAAATCGTTGGTTGTTCACGCGAAACAGTAGGCCGTATTCTGAAAATGTTGGAAGATCAAAACTTGATCTCCGCACACGGTAAAACTATCGTCGTTTACGGGACTCGCTAA